From Burkholderia cenocepacia, the proteins below share one genomic window:
- a CDS encoding ABC transporter permease, which produces MTKVFLILVRNELLGYLRSRSSLFWTLVFPVFLLSVMLFAFGGSGSLGTADIAFDVPGGATPYNQACKAEIVASMSHSDTVKATFGGRGTPAERVTVVLGADERTPATIRYDFNGSLAVKAASRVVEIALARCAAQRLGLPAAQARFENAAPTRRPFDYGAFFATGILVMAFMAIGLNSTTTAIAALRERNTFKLYVCFPVSRGVFLAALIVARMAMMALSALVLLTVARVAFGIALPIATPDGLRALPIVLLGAAMVLSIGVLLASRTRSLAAAELACNVTYYPLLFFSDLTIPMHDAPAWLKAGLAFLPTNQFAVALRGALVDGAPYAQLAPQLLGMTACTALFLFAAARLFRWHDA; this is translated from the coding sequence ATGACTAAGGTGTTCCTGATCCTCGTGCGCAACGAGCTGCTCGGCTATCTGCGCAGCCGCTCGTCGCTGTTCTGGACGCTCGTGTTTCCAGTGTTCCTGCTGAGCGTGATGCTGTTCGCGTTCGGCGGCTCGGGCTCGCTCGGCACGGCCGACATCGCGTTCGACGTGCCCGGCGGCGCGACGCCGTACAACCAGGCGTGCAAGGCGGAGATCGTCGCCAGCATGTCGCACAGCGACACGGTGAAGGCGACCTTCGGCGGCCGCGGCACGCCGGCCGAGCGCGTGACCGTCGTGCTCGGCGCCGACGAGCGCACGCCGGCGACGATCCGCTACGACTTCAACGGCTCGCTCGCGGTGAAGGCGGCGTCGCGGGTCGTCGAGATCGCGCTCGCACGCTGCGCCGCGCAGCGGCTCGGACTGCCGGCCGCGCAGGCACGCTTCGAGAATGCCGCGCCCACGCGCCGCCCGTTCGACTATGGCGCGTTCTTCGCGACCGGCATCCTCGTGATGGCGTTCATGGCGATCGGCCTCAACTCGACGACCACCGCGATCGCGGCGCTGCGCGAGCGCAATACGTTCAAGCTGTACGTGTGCTTCCCGGTCTCGCGCGGCGTGTTCCTCGCCGCGCTGATCGTCGCGCGGATGGCGATGATGGCGCTGTCGGCGCTCGTGCTGCTGACGGTCGCGCGCGTCGCGTTCGGCATCGCGCTGCCGATCGCGACGCCGGACGGGCTGCGCGCGTTGCCGATCGTGCTGCTCGGCGCGGCGATGGTGCTGAGCATCGGCGTGCTGCTGGCCAGCCGCACCCGCTCGCTCGCGGCCGCCGAACTCGCGTGCAACGTCACCTACTACCCGCTGCTGTTCTTCAGCGACCTGACGATCCCGATGCACGATGCGCCCGCGTGGCTGAAGGCCGGGCTCGCGTTCCTGCCGACCAACCAGTTCGCCGTCGCGCTGCGCGGCGCGCTGGTCGACGGCGCGCCGTACGCGCAGCTCGCGCCGCAACTGCTCGGCATGACCGCGTGCACCGCGCTGTTCCTGTTCGCCGCCGCGCGGCTGTTCCGCTGGCACGACGCCTGA
- a CDS encoding class I SAM-dependent methyltransferase, translating to MLLKNLRPANDYDRFATETLEPWDLLFISRIRQLARGMTAGTIADIGTATGVVPVRLATDPAMRGWRYVGIDLDPAMLDEGRPRIHELGLDDTIEMRVGDALALPFDDGTLTMAVGRATLHHLPDKALSLTEMYRVLEPGGIALVHDMRRDAPQHLLDRFTEMRAAADYPPTHVEEKITLDEAHALVAEAGLAEVASIYSPSMGLGALGFEILLKKPALA from the coding sequence ATGCTGCTCAAGAACCTGCGCCCGGCGAACGACTACGATCGCTTCGCCACCGAGACGCTCGAACCGTGGGACCTGCTGTTCATCAGCCGCATCCGCCAGCTGGCGCGCGGGATGACGGCCGGCACGATCGCCGACATCGGCACCGCCACCGGCGTCGTGCCGGTGCGGCTCGCGACCGATCCGGCGATGCGCGGCTGGCGCTACGTCGGCATCGACCTCGATCCGGCGATGCTCGACGAAGGCCGCCCGCGCATCCACGAACTCGGGCTCGACGACACGATCGAGATGCGCGTCGGCGACGCGCTCGCGCTGCCGTTCGACGACGGCACGCTGACGATGGCGGTCGGCCGCGCGACGCTGCACCACCTGCCCGACAAGGCGCTCAGCCTGACCGAGATGTATCGCGTGCTGGAGCCGGGCGGCATCGCGCTCGTGCACGACATGCGACGCGACGCGCCGCAGCACCTGCTCGACCGCTTCACCGAGATGCGCGCGGCCGCCGACTATCCGCCGACCCACGTCGAGGAAAAGATCACGCTCGACGAAGCGCATGCGCTCGTCGCCGAGGCCGGTCTGGCCGAAGTCGCGTCGATCTACAGCCCGAGCATGGGGCTCGGCGCGCTCGGCTTCGAAATCCTGCTGAAGAAACCGGCGCTGGCCTGA
- a CDS encoding citrate/2-methylcitrate synthase, whose protein sequence is MDTTLDSSISATTTTPGAAPRNLLGRPTTRHRGTDIDGATLDPEALRVRDLDLNALIGATTFEGALAHLWFDVAPGHADHRTHEAEIAARLAAFADALAPGSVAQSVAADLGAAGVAPVFAAASGLLRGLDDVAGRVHGPAPDDADLDTMLLCAAAAPFLLHAAIEGRPFAADPHARGGTALDAAQTQAQRMLVLTGAMRADAPAQAAMDMLLVAWHAGFGYITPTVLAPRVAIGTGVTLTQAIASGFLASGPSHVGAALEAMQWLAALARSIPGGTDAPAAALDAAGRAAIDATLDAKRTLYGFGHPLFVADPRPPHMRGRFAETGFDGAYVTLFDACCAQADARRALRPNIDFLTAATLLELGVAAPSWGVGIGLGARIAAMAAHAVERRRRPAFGVNSATARRLLAAVPVGWL, encoded by the coding sequence ATGGATACGACACTCGACTCCAGCATCTCCGCCACCACGACCACGCCCGGCGCTGCGCCGCGCAACCTGCTCGGCCGGCCGACGACGCGCCATCGCGGCACCGACATCGACGGCGCGACGCTCGACCCCGAGGCGCTGCGGGTACGCGATCTCGACCTGAACGCGCTGATCGGCGCGACGACGTTCGAAGGCGCGCTCGCGCATCTGTGGTTCGACGTCGCGCCCGGCCACGCCGACCATCGCACGCACGAGGCGGAGATCGCCGCGCGGCTCGCGGCGTTCGCCGACGCGCTGGCGCCGGGCTCGGTCGCTCAGTCGGTCGCCGCCGACCTCGGCGCGGCGGGCGTCGCGCCGGTATTCGCGGCGGCGTCCGGCCTGCTGCGCGGCCTCGACGACGTGGCCGGCCGTGTGCACGGCCCGGCGCCCGACGATGCCGATCTCGACACGATGCTGCTGTGCGCGGCCGCCGCGCCGTTCCTGCTGCATGCGGCGATCGAGGGCCGGCCGTTCGCTGCCGACCCACACGCCCGCGGCGGCACGGCGCTCGATGCAGCGCAGACGCAAGCGCAACGCATGCTCGTGCTGACCGGCGCGATGCGTGCCGATGCACCGGCGCAAGCGGCGATGGACATGCTGCTCGTCGCGTGGCACGCCGGCTTCGGCTACATCACGCCGACCGTGCTCGCGCCGCGCGTCGCGATCGGCACCGGCGTCACGCTGACACAGGCGATCGCGTCCGGCTTCCTCGCGAGCGGGCCGTCGCACGTCGGCGCGGCACTCGAAGCGATGCAGTGGCTCGCCGCGCTCGCGCGGTCGATACCGGGCGGCACCGACGCGCCGGCCGCCGCGCTCGACGCGGCAGGCCGCGCGGCGATCGATGCGACGCTCGACGCGAAACGCACGCTGTACGGCTTCGGGCATCCGCTGTTCGTCGCCGATCCGCGTCCGCCACACATGCGCGGCCGGTTCGCGGAAACCGGCTTCGACGGCGCATACGTCACGCTGTTCGACGCATGCTGCGCGCAGGCCGACGCGCGCCGCGCGCTGCGGCCGAACATCGATTTCCTGACCGCCGCGACGCTGCTCGAGCTCGGTGTCGCCGCGCCGTCGTGGGGCGTCGGCATCGGGCTCGGCGCGCGCATCGCGGCGATGGCCGCGCATGCGGTGGAACGCCGCCGCCGCCCGGCGTTCGGTGTCAACAGCGCGACCGCGCGACGGCTGCTGGCCGCCGTGCCGGTCGGCTGGCTGTGA
- a CDS encoding ATP-binding cassette domain-containing protein: MSVSFLASVRAMFAPRAAFDRPRRAGTPPLPDAHAPGAALGARAIDVAAGDFRFSARHVRFRLGAITAIVGPNGSGKTTLLETLLGFRRGGSDVRVLDVPAERFMRDSRSLQRIGAQLQKVEYPDHLRVSEIVALHRAMYAHTDAAITDALGIAELLDKPCRALSKGQRQRVDLYVALAHRPELAVLDEPFTGLDRRYAGVVIDLLRHRASGTSVAMICHSEEELSVVDDLVWVRDGGVRYQGDQDTLRAELVGDARAVLHCRDAADARALRKRLAALPGVTGVRVSAAHVVEAFGDATLHPNVHRIVGEQGIQHLALAPSTPGDLLRLCTEGPTHD, translated from the coding sequence ATGAGCGTTTCGTTTCTGGCGTCCGTGCGCGCGATGTTCGCCCCGCGCGCCGCGTTCGACCGGCCGCGGCGCGCGGGCACGCCGCCGCTGCCCGACGCACATGCGCCGGGCGCGGCGCTCGGCGCGCGCGCGATCGACGTCGCGGCCGGCGATTTCCGCTTCTCCGCGCGCCACGTGCGGTTCCGGCTCGGCGCGATCACCGCGATCGTCGGGCCGAACGGCTCGGGCAAGACCACGCTGCTCGAAACGCTGCTCGGCTTCCGGCGCGGCGGCAGCGACGTGCGCGTGCTCGACGTGCCGGCCGAACGCTTCATGCGCGATTCGCGCTCGCTGCAGCGAATCGGCGCGCAATTGCAGAAGGTCGAGTATCCCGATCATCTGCGTGTATCCGAGATCGTCGCGCTGCACCGCGCGATGTACGCACACACCGATGCGGCGATCACCGACGCGCTCGGCATCGCCGAACTGCTCGACAAGCCGTGCCGCGCGCTGTCGAAGGGGCAGCGCCAGCGCGTGGACCTGTACGTCGCGCTCGCGCACCGGCCCGAACTGGCTGTGCTCGACGAGCCGTTCACGGGCCTCGACCGTCGCTATGCGGGCGTCGTGATCGACCTGCTGCGCCACCGCGCGAGCGGCACGAGCGTCGCGATGATCTGCCATTCCGAGGAGGAACTGAGCGTGGTCGACGATCTCGTCTGGGTGCGCGACGGCGGCGTGCGCTACCAGGGCGACCAGGACACGCTGCGCGCCGAGCTCGTCGGCGATGCGCGCGCGGTCCTGCATTGCCGCGACGCAGCCGATGCACGCGCGCTGCGCAAGCGGCTCGCGGCGCTGCCCGGCGTGACCGGCGTGCGCGTGTCGGCCGCGCACGTGGTCGAGGCGTTCGGCGATGCGACGCTGCATCCGAACGTGCACCGGATCGTCGGCGAACAGGGTATCCAGCATCTCGCGCTCGCGCCGAGCACGCCGGGCGACCTGCTGCGCCTGTGCACCGAGGGCCCGACCCATGACTAA
- a CDS encoding TauD/TfdA family dioxygenase yields the protein MTDLAFLAAHAAVRLGADDVHCAPVAPGATLPLCVTPRSAELATSPEMFVAWYRSRLDTIDTLLDACGALLWRGFAVPDTAAFGRLGALYPAHANGYTAGAAPRKQIDGQVYESTRMPPPFRIGLHQEMAYMPAFPRLVAFYCRQPADAGGETPICDMRRVTARVPAALRERFAERGVMYLRNFAAPGDRADGLAANPNLPFAAYHRPWDDAFGTTERDEVERLCAERGVGCRWLDDGSVTVSHVGSALRTHPRTGETVWFNQASAQHPNPRSMGELSYRYLQRMYGARAAFPYEIRYGDGAPMPFDDLVAIYDALDDEECAFPWQAGDVLVVDNMLVAHGRNPYRGARDTQVMLFD from the coding sequence ATGACCGATCTCGCCTTCCTCGCCGCGCATGCGGCCGTGCGGCTCGGCGCCGACGACGTGCACTGCGCGCCGGTCGCGCCCGGCGCGACGCTGCCGCTGTGCGTGACGCCGCGCAGCGCCGAACTCGCGACGTCGCCGGAGATGTTCGTCGCATGGTACCGGTCGCGGCTCGACACGATCGACACGCTGCTCGACGCATGCGGCGCGCTGCTGTGGCGCGGCTTCGCGGTGCCCGACACCGCCGCGTTCGGCCGCCTCGGCGCGCTGTATCCGGCGCACGCGAACGGCTATACGGCCGGCGCCGCGCCGCGCAAGCAGATCGACGGCCAGGTCTACGAGTCGACCCGCATGCCGCCGCCGTTCAGGATCGGGCTGCATCAGGAGATGGCCTACATGCCCGCGTTTCCGCGCCTCGTCGCGTTCTACTGCCGGCAGCCGGCCGACGCGGGCGGCGAAACGCCGATCTGCGACATGCGGCGCGTGACCGCGCGCGTGCCGGCCGCGCTGCGTGAGCGGTTCGCCGAACGCGGCGTGATGTACCTGCGCAATTTCGCGGCGCCGGGCGACCGCGCGGACGGCCTCGCGGCGAACCCGAACCTGCCGTTCGCCGCGTACCACCGGCCGTGGGACGACGCATTCGGCACGACCGAGCGCGACGAAGTCGAGCGGCTGTGCGCCGAGCGCGGCGTCGGCTGCCGCTGGCTCGACGACGGCAGCGTGACCGTGTCGCACGTCGGCAGCGCGCTGCGCACGCATCCGCGCACCGGCGAAACGGTGTGGTTCAACCAGGCGAGCGCGCAGCACCCGAACCCGCGCTCGATGGGCGAGCTCAGCTATCGCTACCTGCAGCGCATGTACGGCGCGCGCGCCGCGTTCCCGTACGAGATCCGCTACGGCGACGGCGCACCGATGCCGTTCGACGATCTGGTGGCGATCTACGACGCGCTCGACGACGAGGAATGCGCGTTCCCGTGGCAGGCCGGCGACGTGCTCGTCGTCGACAACATGCTGGTCGCGCACGGCCGCAACCCGTACCGGGGCGCGCGCGACACGCAGGTCATGCTGTTCGACTGA
- a CDS encoding acyl-CoA dehydrogenase codes for MSAYKVSLRELRFFLWELFEADKRFLAEHGLYGTHDRASIDALLERARDFALDLGRSYQQADVEGCTLLDDGQVRIPSHFHALWARFRDEWSNTLFGTAHGLPPIVTQMIYEMFMGANPSFMTYGGFTRPAVKLLQMHGTPHQKALIAPLEAYRWDACFCATEPQAGTDLTAVALRATPLERDIYAIDGEKVYISAGMHELTENTLYFVLGRIDTASPDSFSLSCLVVPRFWPDEETGELRPNHVDCIGLPRKMGLKGCANTHLVFGSNGTTKGWLLGGRRNVGLLQLMPLMNQARMSTGMFGVGVASSAYLHAVEYAGRRLQGRPIERASNTHAARVAIVEHADVQRMLVDMKSRVDGCRGLLGKLAATATRAAMLEATPDADPAEIERHRKLQLLLTPICKAFISDQAWRICETAIQVHGGLGYTDASPVEQNARDVKILSIWEGTNYIQAQDLVRDKLGFGRHSRLIQYYRDELDAFLAQQHHAGTHAELRPLFDALRAGADRIAAALDDIARDVQDGHTHRSSQFYTRFLEMFGVVTSAWVLLESATIATRRLDAPDTADAPAELAFYRGKLKSARYYFANVLPVVDQHAAVIAAMAHAAISVSSDELAAVE; via the coding sequence ATGAGCGCATACAAGGTGAGCCTGCGCGAACTGCGCTTCTTTCTGTGGGAACTGTTCGAGGCCGACAAGCGGTTCCTGGCGGAACACGGCCTGTACGGCACGCACGATCGCGCGTCGATCGATGCGCTGCTCGAACGTGCACGCGATTTTGCGCTCGATCTCGGGCGCAGCTACCAGCAGGCCGACGTCGAGGGCTGCACGCTGCTCGACGACGGCCAGGTACGGATTCCTTCGCATTTCCACGCGCTGTGGGCGCGCTTTCGCGACGAATGGTCGAACACGCTGTTCGGCACCGCGCACGGGCTGCCGCCGATCGTCACGCAGATGATCTACGAGATGTTCATGGGCGCGAATCCGTCGTTCATGACCTACGGCGGCTTCACGCGCCCCGCGGTCAAGCTGCTGCAGATGCACGGCACGCCGCACCAGAAGGCGCTGATCGCACCGCTCGAAGCGTATCGCTGGGACGCGTGCTTCTGCGCGACCGAGCCGCAGGCCGGCACCGACCTGACCGCCGTGGCGCTGCGCGCGACGCCGCTCGAACGTGATATCTACGCAATCGACGGCGAGAAGGTGTACATCTCGGCCGGCATGCACGAACTGACGGAAAACACGTTGTATTTCGTGCTCGGCCGCATCGATACCGCGTCGCCGGATTCGTTTTCGCTGTCGTGCCTCGTCGTGCCGCGCTTCTGGCCCGACGAGGAAACCGGCGAACTGCGGCCGAACCACGTCGATTGCATCGGCCTGCCGCGCAAGATGGGGCTCAAGGGCTGTGCGAACACGCATCTGGTATTCGGTTCGAACGGCACGACGAAAGGCTGGCTGCTCGGCGGCCGGCGCAACGTCGGTCTGCTGCAGCTGATGCCGCTGATGAACCAGGCGCGCATGAGCACCGGGATGTTCGGCGTCGGCGTCGCGTCGAGCGCGTACCTGCACGCGGTCGAGTATGCGGGCCGCCGGCTGCAGGGCCGGCCGATCGAGCGCGCGTCGAACACCCACGCGGCGCGCGTCGCGATCGTCGAGCACGCGGACGTGCAGCGCATGCTGGTCGACATGAAAAGCCGTGTCGACGGCTGTCGCGGCCTGCTCGGCAAGCTCGCGGCGACCGCGACGCGCGCGGCGATGCTCGAAGCCACGCCCGACGCCGACCCGGCCGAGATCGAGCGCCATCGCAAGCTGCAACTGTTGCTGACGCCGATCTGCAAGGCGTTCATCTCCGACCAGGCGTGGCGCATCTGCGAAACGGCGATCCAGGTGCACGGCGGGCTCGGCTATACCGATGCGAGCCCGGTCGAGCAGAACGCGCGCGACGTCAAGATCCTGTCGATCTGGGAAGGCACGAACTACATCCAGGCGCAGGATCTCGTGCGCGACAAGCTCGGCTTCGGCCGCCATTCGCGGCTGATCCAGTACTACCGCGACGAACTCGACGCGTTCCTCGCGCAGCAGCATCACGCCGGCACGCATGCGGAGCTGCGGCCGCTGTTCGATGCGCTGCGCGCGGGCGCCGACCGGATCGCCGCCGCGCTCGACGACATCGCCCGCGACGTGCAGGACGGCCACACGCATCGCAGCAGCCAGTTCTATACGCGCTTTCTGGAGATGTTCGGCGTGGTCACGTCGGCGTGGGTGCTGCTCGAATCGGCGACGATCGCCACGCGCCGGCTCGATGCGCCGGACACCGCCGACGCGCCGGCCGAGCTGGCGTTCTATCGCGGCAAGCTGAAGAGCGCGCGCTACTACTTCGCGAACGTGCTGCCCGTCGTCGACCAGCACGCGGCCGTGATCGCCGCGATGGCGCACGCGGCGATCAGCGTCAGCAGCGACGAACTTGCCGCGGTGGAATGA